DNA sequence from the Perca fluviatilis chromosome 4, GENO_Pfluv_1.0, whole genome shotgun sequence genome:
GTTTAAGTTTTAAACCTTTCACCCTATGGTTAGCCTGTAGCCCTTCTGAGAAAAACACCCTCACTTCTCTCGGCTGAGGTTGTCAACTAATGCCGCATTATTAATCGCAGAATAACAAAAGAGATAAAGAGAAGGTCCTTGACACCAACATAACCCTCTTTCAGTATGATCTGAATAATCTATGGGCAATCGCATCAGAGCTTGTGAGTCATGATGGAAAagtaattcattaattaattacacTTTATTACTGTGTTTCCAGGACACAAAGCAGTAGTCTATAAATAGGCGTCTGTAGGTTTTCTAATTGAATAAACGGCTTCTCTGCAGTTCAAAGTAACTATCAAGATTTGCGTGTTGACTTGACAAGCaacagatgaatgtgtgtgttaaaCAGCCTCTCGAGCCCCTTTGTAACCAGGGGAGTCGGCAAGAGTATACATTTTAGGAGCTCCCCTCGGTAAAGCAGCCCATAAATCTTCAAGTCAGTTGTACCGCTGTAACTTCAAGCAGTCAAAATCTGCTCCTTTTCCACACTTACCTCTTACTCACCTTTTGGAGCCGCTCCATCTGTCTGCCTGAGAGCGTTGAGACAAGAAACCTCTGTTCCCCTCCTTCTACTAATTTATTACGAGGGGGTGGGGTCCCCACAACTTAATTCCAACTCCTTGAGAGTAGTCTGTCTTAAATAGAAAAGAACGAGTGGGGGAGAAATAGACAGATGGGACAAAGTCAGCGGGTGAGGAAGTGGAAAAGAGAGAGGTgggtgaggaggagagagggaaaagtGGGAAATCGGAAGTGTGAAACATGCCTATAAAGTGTTCCCTTCCCTTTTTATGGGTTTCAGTGTGCCATATGGAGCCGCTGTCCCGTTAAAAGAGCATTCAGCTGCCATGGCGCCGCCAATCTAGCATCCGCCCCGCTGAACCTCAGAGAGCCCTCTGCTCAACTGACACACAGCACATGTGTCCACTAGCCAGGGCCCCAGGGAAAGAAGGGAGGCAAAGGAGCATGGGAGACGGGCTAAAGAGATGGCAGGGGTGTTACACAGAGTAGACCATAAAGCAGAGGTATCAGCATCGTTGTGAAGAACGTACTCCTATAGGGAGAAATGCTGGAGCTGGTGAAGACAGAGCAGGCCGGGTCAGATTAGAGGAGAAAGGGGCACTAGGTTTACAGAAAGATAATGGCTGACAGCGCTACATTATAGGAGGAGGGCAGACTCACAAAATGAGAACGATATGGTTATTTAGTTGGTTGCTCAAGAAGACGGAGAATGAGGGAGTGAGGAAGCGGCGTAATTGCAAACACACCAGAGTCTGTTCCTAATTAGGGAAATGAATGGAACAAAAGCGAGATGGAAAGATAGGACGGACACagtcatagatagatagataaataaataaaaaagagagagaaggtaaGGAATGAGGGAGAAGTGGAGTCTGTATCATTTGTTATGAAATGTTTCTAAGTTCTTAAGCCTCTGTATCATCAGTATAATATATGTGTGACCAAAGTATTGCGCTTAGTAACCAACTTCAGCAGCAGCTTAGCAAGGGAAGCCACAGCCACCATGGAGGCAGCCACAGAACAACACCCAGACCCAAATTGAGCCTTACAGCCAGACCTCAAGGAGTCAAtgctccccctcccccccccccttcttaaAACCCCCTTACTCCCACTAAGGCATCGTCCCCAGGAGGCATATGTACGTACACTatgtcttttagctctgttaCTGTGTGCAGGTGGTCTGTCTAGGACAGTTCTGGTCTGCTTGGTTCAGAACTCCCCTCCACTACTTTAAAAACCTGCTGACCGGTGCTTCTCTATTTTATGTCTCTATCTGCCTCTAAATAAGTATGTGAGGTAtggctagtctcgcattgccagacctatctccacagcgctgtgaagtaatgtctggcaacACCATgcatacattctaggataggaggaaaaaaacgctcggcaaaatagtcttgggaaggaacttcttttggtggaacatttgcaccccgcaaaagagagcgccacatacaatattagatgaagttaaagtgatggttcggagtaatttcaccctagggtcctttgcaccatgacctcgagccataCACCCCCCcataagcttttttcacctgggtctaacattgggagcgttattatagagtagcgttatcagctgaatagcttagcgcagggtctaatggacccatgtttgtatctcgtaaatgaccccactaataatgcccaaaatgataccaaacgtctacactagtacaaataggttatgtactcataaaacgatggattggaaagtttgtaagtacaccagaagtttatgtaaataacacttgcctgctggcttctgctctctgctgttgttgttgctgctgtaagacgagtgcttagggacatctacaaattacaacaccgaaaagagatgcaacaaaaatattttttaatttcactttttttttaagtaagttctgtagtataactagcaggagacaagtaataattgaggtaagtttggagacattaccttatttaatcaataaattaataaatatttttgttgtatctcttttcggtgtagtaatttgtagacgaccctaagcactcgtctaactgcaggtagcagcagcagcaacagagagcagaagagagcaggcaagtgttcataaacttctggtgtacttacaaactttccaatccatcgttttatgagtacataacctatttgtactagtgtagacgtttggtatcatttcgggcattattagtggggtcatttacgagatacaaacgtgggtccattagcctctgcgctaagctattcagctgataacgctactctacgctaactctcccaatgttagacccaggtgaaaaaagcttctgggggggtgtttggctcgaggtcatggtgcaaaggaccctagggtgaaattactccgaaccatcactttaactgttcacacaatacagtaaagtgagctatttaaattagctagtAGATGGTTAAACCAAATTTGCTCGTAccaacgtcccagttagatagtaaatgccctAAATGTATTCTTTATAAATATTTAGAATCATTCCCCAAAACAACCCAGCAGgtcttgccattttcagcgtggaGCATGTAGACTGATATGTGACTGAACAGACATTTCAACAGGAATGCTCTGTCATATGAAAAATAGGCCGATTTCAAAATGATCCTCTTCCCAGTCTAAAGTCTAAAGTAAATTAGAATGAAACCTCACCAGTTGATTTACTTCTTGCCAGGCAAACCTTCCACTTCTGCAGAGGGAGCTACTCCACTGTGCACGGGCAGCCAAGCAGACCCCGGCCCAGTACCTGTCCCAGCATGAGCATCTCCTGCTGAGCACTACCATGGCCTCCTCGCCAGACTCCTCTGAGCTGCTGATGGAGCCTCCGGAGGCTGTTACCAAGAGACACAGCCCCAACAGGTTAGATTAAAGTATACCATGGTGGATGATACACATACAGCCTTCATCTTTCTGTACAGTTTTTAACCCCACCCCCACCGCTGTCTCTCCTTCAGAGCTAAAGAGAATGGTTTCCACGAACGTCCACCCGCAGCCATGGAGCCCGCCGCAAAACGAATTTGCACCATTAGCCCTGCTCCCCGACACAGCCCCGCCCACCCGCTGCCCCTCAGCGCCCAGCTTCACCCGACCCCTCCACCCTTGCAGCACTATGCCCTAGATGACATCGCAACGCCACACATCCTACACCGCGAGCACAGCCAACGCATGTTGGAGATCCGCGAGCTCAAAGACAGGCCCAGACTCCCTGGTATGTGATGcttattaagtttttttttttttcattttttttcttagcATTTAGAGTTAATGACTactgacattttatttattcctgAAGAGAAGTTAAGTCTCAATCTGTCATGGCTGCTGGTAGTGAAAAAAGTTCAGTTTAGAACTATTTTTTCTCCTCATTTTGTGGCAGTAATAAATGATAGTTATAGGCTACCATACATCCTTGTGGACATTTAACCAGTTATTTAATAACGTAAACTTTGATTATTCAAGAAATAACATTCCTGTAAATTACTTAAAtaccattatttatttattttaatctgtttttttgCAGCATTGTGAATGCAAGTGGCTGATTAACTAAGATTTTAACTTGCTTGCatgaaaacagacacacagcgaTAACGggtggtctgtgtgtttgtgtagccgTCCCCGTATATATCGCTGGAGTCCACATGTGTGTATAAACAGAGCCATACTGTCCAGGCAGGGAGGGTTAGATCTACTCTGGTGTATATCTAACCTCCATTTGGGGCTTGTCAGCAAGCAGTGGAAACAGCAgtagctcacacacacacacagacacacacacacacacacacacacacacgtacagaaaCACACCTTGATATGTTCATGGGAGAGGTGCTGTGTTTACGAGGCCTTAGTCCCTTGTCTGACAGCCTCCCGCCCGCCTGCcgccacaaaaaacacacacacacacacacacacatacaaccatcacacacacacacacacataaacacatcagTCACACACTTGTGGCTTTGAACTGATGAACACTGATGAGAACCAGGAGTGGAGAAGAGGTTGAGGGGAaagcgcgcgtgtgtgtgcgtgtgtgtgtgtgtgtgtgtgtcattcttTTCAGCAGGCCTAGTGTGCATGTGGCCTCTTGTTGGCTGTTCGTTACTCAGTTttaaaagattgtggtttgctATGTCTTTgtagtcagtgtgtgtctgtgtatggaCATGTATCAGGACATTTTGGGGCTCTGCTTGAGCACAAGCTTGTGTGTGCAAAGTATTATTGCTGTTAAATGTACAATTAGATATTGCttaagtcagtgtgtgtgtgtgtgtgtgtgtgtgtgtgtgtgtgtgtgtgtgtgtgtgtgtgtgtgtgtgtgtgtgtgtgtgtgtgtgtgtgtgtgtgtgtgtgtgtgtgtgtgtgtgtgtgtgtgtgtaatggtcCACAGTGAGTGTCAGACCggctggttgtgtttagaagTGGAGCCACTCCACTCAGCCTGAGTGTCTCCCTACTGGAATGCTGTGAGCTCCAGGAGGGGAGGTGCTAAGGGAgacgttttttttgtgtgtggttgaCAGCTGACTTCCAGATGTGTGCAGGCTCTGGGTGCTGGAAGTCTGTTTTGTATCACAGGCTTCTCCTTTTCTTGTTCACCCCACCTTTCTCGCTCACAATCCGACCAGTCAATCTCTGCATCTTTTGTTTCTTATTTTTCGCTCCCAATTTACTTTACCTCATCGCTGCCACTCTTAATTCTGGATGTAAGAGTCACATCTCTTATGCtatgtgaaaaaattaaaaataaattccaaTGTATGACCATCACAAGATATCTTGTGGTGAAATACTGAAGCCGCTGTATCTAAAATCAAGGAGTTTTTgtcatcagacacacacaaacctttcACTCACTTACTGTCACTTGTGGCTTCGCTACATTAAAAAGAATGTTAATCACGTTGGCCTGTGGTCTGTCTTCTGTGTGTTTTAATCAGGCACTAACGGAGGCTACCGCGAGGAGCCAGTGGaccacagactgacagacagagagtggGCTGATGAATGGAGGCATCTGGACCATGTAAGTTTGCAGACAGACACCACTACTGCTAATGACTTGTGATATAGAaagaatgtaaaatgtaatttgtctTACTGGGGTCCTACACTAAAGATTTTTTAACTTCTCACAGCATGAAAGCAATGACACATCTCTAGCACATCTGGACGTTATACATTGAAGCGGGgaattaatatataatacatactgGCCTcaaattattttacatttaatgaGTAGTGATAAGATTTAGATATACTTATTTCATAAATAGCCTTAAAGCACACTCAAGTCAGTAACATGTTGTGTGTCCTTCATCCTCTAGGTGCTGAACTGCATTGTGGACATGGTGGAAAAGACACGGAGGTCAGTGAGCGTGCTCAGACGATGCCAGGAGTCAGATCGCGAAGAGCTCAACTACTGGAGACGGCGTTCAAACGAGCAGGAGGACCCTCGCAAAGGCGGCTCAGGCTCGGCTCCCTTCTCAAAGACACACAGCCCCCACTCTGCAGAGTCGGGTGGGTGCCActatttttcaattcaattatgTTGGTAGAAGAAAACCAATAGACTCTGTAACTCTGTTGTCATGTCTGTGATTGGCGCCTATTGTGGTCCACAAAAGAAGATTGCTTCATGAACCCCACGATGAAGCCAAACCAATGGAAATCAGTTAGTTGTTAGGCATAAGGGGTCAGTTCcacccaaataaaaaaaaaactcattaccATGCAGTTTTATTTGCCCAAGTTTTGAGAACTGCTTATTTGGGCAATTGAGCCTTTTATGGTAACTGTAAAGGAACATCATAGACATCAGTCTCAGATCCTGGAAATACAGACATATcttggcagaaaaaaaaaaacaatattggcAATTCACACTCCGGAGATTAGAcattaaaagtcttaaatttgttGCAAAACCTGAActtaaatgctttttttaatttttataataTGATATATGTTGATCTGAACATTCGGAGGTGTACTTACTGACCATGATGCTGAAAGGTCTGAACACCAACCATTACAGCCTTTCTTCTATTTCATACTATTTACTCCATCTGGTGGTTATTTAAAGAACTGCAGCCAAGTCACAGTGTTAGTGAGTCCTCCACAGTTAGTTCCATGGTCTGCTGTGTACTGGCACGGTTCTTTCAGCCTTGCCTTCCCCCTGCTGGTCCATAGTCACAGACAGGTGCCAGGACTTGCCTCGGCCATATCGGCCACAGAAGGGCCGTCCTGCCGTCCTGCAGGCTCAGAGACCCAGAGCTGGCTGACTCGCCTGAGCACCATCTGGGCCCCCAGCCGGGAAGccagcctgcctgcctgcctgggCTCGGGTGGAGGAAAACTGTAGTGGGGGTGGAAATGGCAGCAGGGAGGGTGTATGCACTGCAGGCCTGGTTGAAGAGAGAGGATATAAatgaaggaaaagagagaaagcaaTGGTGAGATGGAGGATATAAGAGATGGGGAACGAGGCGATGAGCCAGGTGGCTGTGTTGGAGAGGCAGAGCCCGGTAGAGACACAGAAATGAATGGAGatgcagaagagagagagaaatttgaGGGACAGACAGAATGTTGACACAGCTTGTTGGTCCGCAATTCCCTCCAAGCCAGACGCATTCCTTTCTAAAGCTGTCAGATCTCAGATCAGTCCAAGACTCTGATAAACAACAATTACATTGGTCGTGTGGCCTAGATATGCAGACTTGTTTGCATTgaggataaaataaaaaagactgcATGATGAAGATAATACCACTGTCTGCCTCTGTGTAAGCACCTGTTACTTTGATTGAGCTGTCAGTCACAAAGTCAGCCACTATTTTTACAATTAATCATCTTAATATCTTTCTAAGCTGAGGCAGGTGCTAATCCCTTCTGTCTCTGCTTTCCCGCAGACTCCCAGCGCGACTTTGCTCCACGGCCAGGCTCAGCATACGTTACAGATGAGATCTGGAGGAAAGCTGGTAAGATCACCATCAAATTTTAAAATTGAAATCATTGATGtgttattgacaaaaaaaaaagaagcttatatatttatctaaataaaaaaggttGATCATAATGCATTTTATTCAAGCAATAATCAAGATTACAGAGAAAAATAGATGACGTAAATGTTTGGAACACACATAACATGAAACTACTGATCCATGGTctgtttttgactgatgcgattGTGCAGAGTTTAAACTTAGAACACTTGTCTCCCCTGATATATAGAAGAAGCGGTGAATGAGGTGAAGCGCCAGGCCATGGATGAGGTTCAGAAGGCAGTAGCAGAGGCTGAGCAGAAGGCTTTTGAAATGATTGCTTCTGAGAGGGCTAAAATGGAAAAGACTCTGGCTGACGCGAAGAAGAAGGCTCAAGAGGATGCCATCATGGTCATCAATGAGCAGGAGGATTCCAGTGAGGTGAGCAGAGCTATAGATTGTGGAGATTCTACAGTATCCTGCAGTCATAGTGCTGCATTAAAAAGAGTGACTCTGCATACatgattatttgtttttacatttatctTACAATTAGCCTAGATGTACACAATCATACATACAGATGACTACATCCAAGTGACAGTCTAATCCACACCTAATTATCACCTGCTGTCTGACTCAGCTTTATGGAACTATACAGCATCTTGCAGttcactgttttggttcactcccATTGCTCTTATCAGTGTTGTGTGTTAAAAAGCTCTAAAACTCCACTGTTCGCCATTCGcccaacagcagacagacaaagacatagtggagcatttagcagctaaaaggtTGGCTATTTCCCTCAGGGCTGGTGGAGAGCAAGACAGCGCACAAATGAGAGTTAATGTCAGACTTAAATACATCAGGTGGCAAGGAACACAACTTTATAACAGCAGCGTTGCTCCATATCTGTCTGATTTGTAAATTGGCAAATGTTCGGTTTCCACTCTTACTCTGGAAGAGGCTTACctatgtgagaacacaaatctGCATGTGAGACACTTCTTTACTCTCTTTACATTCCTGTAAAACTTAGTCGTCTCTCCTTTCTTCCTCAGTGTTGCTGGAATTGTGGCCGCAAAGCCAGCGAGACGTGCAGCGGCTGCAATGCCGCTCGCTACTGCGGCTCCTTCTGCCAGCACAAAGACTGGGAGAGGCATCACCTCATCTGCAGCCCAGGACTTCAGGCTCAACCCAAACCAGTTTCCGCCATCACCGCAAgcagggcagcagcagcagcagcagccggggTGTCTCCTGTCAGTCTGGTCGGGGTCAAGGCCCCCGACAGCGTTTCTTCAGTCTCCAGTCCTGGGGGAGAGAAGGCTTTGGTCGCTTCTCGCTCCTCCACCCCTTCCACCCCCGCCTCGGCCCCTGAGACCAACGGACACTAGGAGGTGAAGGACATCAGTGGTGAACGTGTCACCTATCCTCTTTCTTACCGGGGAAGAATTGAATCCGCAGCAAGAGGAAACTATTTGTGGGTTAAGTTAGGATACCAGATTTTTCATCATACTCTTTGGCAGAAAGAAAAGGACAGATTATGGATGACTGTTTGAGTGATATGTCAACTGGGACTTTGGCTTTGGCAAAGAACAGAAGGACTCGTCTCGAATGCATCTATTGGATGAACAGATCTCCCCGAACAGATGGAAACGTGTCTGTCGTCGTCCAAAAACCCCAAATCTTGGATCTGCGAGGGGCTGAAAAAAACTGACGATTGATCTGAGTGTATCTCCGGCCGCGGGGAGGAAGTTATAAAGGGGAGACATATGAGAAAAGACAgaggagattaaaaaaaacccccccccaatATTCTCACTTTGATGTCTATAGATTTAAGATagggaggtggtggtggaaaaTGTAAACAGTGTAATAGTACCAGCCATAAAGCATCTGTCTTCGTCCTGTAGGAAAAATCTGACCGTAGACCGTAAGAGTCGTCtctgcagctcctcctcctGTATACATAAATATCTGCTCGCCAACTTCTTGTCAGGTTTTTCATGTGTGAATGCGTGTGTCAAACGGTTGTGCCGTCAGTGAATATTGTACAGCATATGATAACTTTTGTCAAAGCAATATTAAAGTGAAGTGTTCAGGTATCACAAGCCGTTTCTGCATCACCAAAGTTTTTAGTCGCTAAAGAGAGAGTCGTCCTTGCCTGTAAATGTCCTTGTGAATCAGAGATAATTATACACTAACCCCACATCATATGTACTTTTATAATGACTCTGGTCACTATTTTAAATGTCTGATCATCAGTCATCTTcaaagaacagagagaaaggTGATGGTGATTGGATGAAGTAAGCgcaggaagaaggaaggaaggcagaaGATGAAGTTAAGACTTTATTGTGGTTGCGGTTTCATTTTGGCACTTGTTTGCGTCACCAGTTTGTGTGTATGGCGGGATCGGATGTTGCTCCAAATCTTACATCGTTGCAATATTTGCATCGGACAGCTTTTCAAGTACAGTTTTTTAACAAAAGGAGAGATAAGGGGTGACAATTAAATCTGTTTTACTTCATTTGAAATCATCTAAAGGGAGAAAATTCTCACTGGTTGCTTACATTGCCTCGGTGAAGTTTTAGAGCAGCGACTCTGTCCCACGGAGAATCTCAGGAGCAAAACTGTATTTGTATGCACAGatcattctgtttttcttttgtcgCAGTTAGGTTCAAGTCAAAAGTTTATTGTAGTCTGCTGTTACGACTGagacattgtttttgtttttcgttCGTTGTAAGATGACTTTGTAAAGAATATTATGAGAGAATGCCTTTATTTTGTGAGCCACgattttctttgttctttaaaCACGTTCTTTTGTTATGAGGCATAACTTCATATGAAAAAGATATCTTGACATGAAGtatgaaataaagaaatagaactacttcaacattttgttttctctgatTGACCTCATATTAGGAATATGTGATGAAGTAAAgatcaacaaaataaaacacctgtCTATAGATCTCACAACTAATTTACTTGatcaatgttaaaaaatgttaaatatcatGATACAAAGGCCacatatccatatatatatatatatatatatatatatatatatatatatatatatatatatatatatatatatatatatatatatatatatatatatatatatatatattcatgagAGCTGGTTGTTTACACTACAGTTTGAGACCCAGACCCAGGATTCTCGTGCCGTGGACGCAATCCATCGCAGAGAGTCACGTGAGGACGGTTCACTTCGTCTTCTCTGGCAACCAAAGTAAACCCACCCGAGAGCGAgccagcagcggcagcagcagcaagaggCCAAACTGGATCAAGAACCAAATCAGCGGTAGGAGCAGACAAGGATTCatgcaagggcgtaactttgggtacAATATGGTGGGGTTTGAGATCTCTActtttgaaaatacattttatttttaaatatcaaacacttttccatttcctgcattctgttgaatttttctgcaacaatttgtgccttttcgacatcaatttatggtgcaaatttCTTTATGTCAAGGAAATTATAATTCGATATTTGGCTGTGGggggggttgcactggccagttttgattattggggcgGTTGTAATTTTTTGGAAAAAGCTGGCAGTGCTGAAAAGTGAATTGCGAAATAAGACTGCTTTGCACATCACAAAAGCTCTAATTGTGCCACAAAGTAGATAattttaaaaagataaatattaAAGGTATGTCATCATATCAGAAGAGGACACAAAATCAGAATGCTGGCTAAAGTAGTTGTACAGTGTAAATGAGGTGTACCCATGTAACGCAGCtttttgctgattggctctcatAACGGCCCAGATGTGATTTCTcccctactatggccacgccaagacccgccttGCTATTAGGGCAGATCTTGGCGTGGCCGGATGGGtaacacactgccatgagtccatgaatACAATTGtgtgattactccacattttctttgtgatattttgtgattaaattctgaatggctacaatgtcttcctctgaggTAGAAGCACACTGTAAGTCAATAGTAGTcgagtggagttgcatattaagtggtttggggtccttctgcaagtaattttggggtagcCTACAATTGGTTCTggccacaggccaagcaatcggctcATCGGGCACTgtactgaatatatatatacagtatatattattctttaGCTGAGAACATATTCTAATTTTAATCATGTAATACCAAGAGCACTGTTGCTTTAATTTTGTGCTATTTTAAACAGTGCACTTAATAATTCAGATATTTGTTGCAGAACAAATATCACTTTGATACTTTTCATAAAGAAGTGAAATAACATtaacatattatttatatatcacTTCAATATGTTTAAAAGTGTCTTAGAATAAATCaaattatagacagcagttgcTTCTTCAATAAACGTGTTTTACTGCACAAATGGCGAGGTTCTTCTCAAAAGCCACACACGTCTCTATTTTCTGCATCCTCTTTGTCTGAATGTTGTAAATCATTCAGTGACTCCTGTTCAAATATGCAAGAGGCATCTTTGAATTCAGGTATGAAATAATAAGAAGCCTCTCCCAGTGATTGAATTATTCGAAAGTGGCTGGAAATTCATGCTaaatgtgtaaaagtgtaaatgttTTCCACCGCTGAAGGTAATTAGAATTCAACGCAGTTGCTAAAGTTCTGTGCTAAAAGGAACGGTGTTTTCAGGAGAAGAGCACACTTCAACAGTTACTGTAGTCATCACTGTGTTTCACATCAAAGAAGCTAAATATTAATTCAAGCAGATGCCAACAGGCAGCAGAAATATGTAATATCGTATGTAACCACACAGTGGCAGTATAAGCTATATTTTAATAAGTGAAGCGTCATTGCTTTGAATCTCCTTGCCAAGTCGGAAGATCCTATATGTGGGTGACTTGTTGCAAAAGTCTGTGATGAAAGGCAGTAGGTGAATACCAgtagtaataccacactg
Encoded proteins:
- the cbfa2t2 gene encoding protein CBFA2T2 isoform X1 yields the protein MLCREDTLKDFDRISHNSDKRKRTQRQRSMVGMPSALNYSREKKTPAMPGSPVDAKTHSRSAPSSSASSTMPPLPSVNPSGPRPASFSTTALTNGNHHSPPTLNAVPSPPQRYSNGPSSSSSSSLANQQLPATCGARQLSSTFPPPPPRFPPPPSPRLQNSVRSLVLALVNSTVTIEEFHSRLQEATNFPLRPFVIPFLKANLPLLQRELLHCARAAKQTPAQYLSQHEHLLLSTTMASSPDSSELLMEPPEAVTKRHSPNRAKENGFHERPPAAMEPAAKRICTISPAPRHSPAHPLPLSAQLHPTPPPLQHYALDDIATPHILHREHSQRMLEIRELKDRPRLPGTNGGYREEPVDHRLTDREWADEWRHLDHVLNCIVDMVEKTRRSVSVLRRCQESDREELNYWRRRSNEQEDPRKGGSGSAPFSKTHSPHSAESDSQRDFAPRPGSAYVTDEIWRKAEEAVNEVKRQAMDEVQKAVAEAEQKAFEMIASERAKMEKTLADAKKKAQEDAIMVINEQEDSSECCWNCGRKASETCSGCNAARYCGSFCQHKDWERHHLICSPGLQAQPKPVSAITASRAAAAAAAGVSPVSLVGVKAPDSVSSVSSPGGEKALVASRSSTPSTPASAPETNGH
- the cbfa2t2 gene encoding protein CBFA2T2 isoform X3, with the translated sequence MRRIYKKYYNSREKKTPAMPGSPVDAKTHSRSAPSSSASSTMPPLPSVNPSGPRPASFSTTALTNGNHHSPPTLNAVPSPPQRYSNGPSSSSSSSLANQQLPATCGARQLSSTFPPPPPRFPPPPSPRLQNSVRSLVLALVNSTVTIEEFHSRLQEATNFPLRPFVIPFLKANLPLLQRELLHCARAAKQTPAQYLSQHEHLLLSTTMASSPDSSELLMEPPEAVTKRHSPNRAKENGFHERPPAAMEPAAKRICTISPAPRHSPAHPLPLSAQLHPTPPPLQHYALDDIATPHILHREHSQRMLEIRELKDRPRLPGTNGGYREEPVDHRLTDREWADEWRHLDHVLNCIVDMVEKTRRSVSVLRRCQESDREELNYWRRRSNEQEDPRKGGSGSAPFSKTHSPHSAESDSQRDFAPRPGSAYVTDEIWRKAEEAVNEVKRQAMDEVQKAVAEAEQKAFEMIASERAKMEKTLADAKKKAQEDAIMVINEQEDSSECCWNCGRKASETCSGCNAARYCGSFCQHKDWERHHLICSPGLQAQPKPVSAITASRAAAAAAAGVSPVSLVGVKAPDSVSSVSSPGGEKALVASRSSTPSTPASAPETNGH
- the cbfa2t2 gene encoding protein CBFA2T2 isoform X2, which produces MPGSPVDAKTHSRSAPSSSASSTMPPLPSVNPSGPRPASFSTTALTNGNHHSPPTLNAVPSPPQRYSNGPSSSSSSSLANQQLPATCGARQLSSTFPPPPPRFPPPPSPRLQNSVRSLVLALVNSTVTIEEFHSRLQEATNFPLRPFVIPFLKANLPLLQRELLHCARAAKQTPAQYLSQHEHLLLSTTMASSPDSSELLMEPPEAVTKRHSPNRAKENGFHERPPAAMEPAAKRICTISPAPRHSPAHPLPLSAQLHPTPPPLQHYALDDIATPHILHREHSQRMLEIRELKDRPRLPGTNGGYREEPVDHRLTDREWADEWRHLDHVLNCIVDMVEKTRRSVSVLRRCQESDREELNYWRRRSNEQEDPRKGGSGSAPFSKTHSPHSAESDSQRDFAPRPGSAYVTDEIWRKAEEAVNEVKRQAMDEVQKAVAEAEQKAFEMIASERAKMEKTLADAKKKAQEDAIMVINEQEDSSECCWNCGRKASETCSGCNAARYCGSFCQHKDWERHHLICSPGLQAQPKPVSAITASRAAAAAAAGVSPVSLVGVKAPDSVSSVSSPGGEKALVASRSSTPSTPASAPETNGH